The genomic segment CGTCGCCCGGGATTCCCCAGGCGGTCTTTGACACCGTCATCGTTGCGCCAGTCAACGATCTGGCGTTCGTCGAGCGCCGCTTGTCCGAAGGCGATATTGCCGCGGTTATCCTTGAGCCAAGTGGTGCATCTTGGGCTTCGATCCCCCTGCCCGACGGCTTCCTCCACCGCCTCCGCGAGATTACGCAACGGTACGACACCGTACTGATCTTCGACGAGGTCATCACGGGTTTCCGTTGGTCGCCGGGCGGTGTGCAGGGCCTGCTCGGTATTCGACCTGATCTGACGACAATGGCCAAGATTATGGCAGGTGGACTGCCAGGTGGCGCGGTCGGCGGGCGGGCTGACATTCTGGCCTTGCTCGAGTTCCGTGACGATCCAGCCTGGAACCAAGAGCGCCGCGTCCAGCATCCTGGCACGTTTAATGCCAATCCCCTTTCAGCAGCAGCGGGGTGCGCGTGCCTGCAGATCGTCGCTGATCCAGCCGTGCAGCGCCATGCTGACGCCATGGCCGCCCGGCTGCGGCGTGGCATGAACCAGATCCTCGTTCGGCGAGGTATTCCCGGCTTTGTCTGGGGCGAGAGTTCCGTGTTCCATATTGTCCTGGGGACGCGCTGCGCCAATCAGCACGGCGAGGACATTCGTATACCAGAAGGCGTCGCACCAGAAGTGCTGAAAGCTGGCCTCAGTGGTCGGCTTGGCCACCTCTTGCACCTGGCCATGGTGAACGAAGGCGTTGATCTCTTCCATGGTGGTGGCCTCGTCAGCGCTGTTCACACCGAAGCAGAAATCGATGCCACGATCGAAGCGTTCGACCGTGCCTTGCAGC from the Thermorudis peleae genome contains:
- a CDS encoding aspartate aminotransferase family protein; this translates as RYERAVRDFPSGVTHDARYLRPFPLYVERASGPKKWDVDGNELIDYAMGHGALLLGHAHPAIVEAVTAQVQRGTHYGAGHELELEWAERIRSLMPSCERVKFTASGTEATLLAMRLARAFTGRQKILKFAGHFHGWQDYAVPGEKLPFTARSSPGIPQAVFDTVIVAPVNDLAFVERRLSEGDIAAVILEPSGASWASIPLPDGFLHRLREITQRYDTVLIFDEVITGFRWSPGGVQGLLGIRPDLTTMAKIMAGGLPGGAVGGRADILALLEFRDDPAWNQERRVQHPGTFNANPLSAAAGCACLQIVADPAVQRHADAMAARLRRGMNQILVRRGIPGFVWGESSVFHIVLGTRCANQHGEDIRIPEGVAPEVLKAGLSGRLGHLLHLAMVNEGVDLFHGGGLVSAVHTEAEIDATIEAFDRALQRMDEEGLFASLDSK